One Halobacterium wangiae genomic window, TTCGAGGAGCGCGGCGGCCAGATGACCGACCAGGTGTCCTTCCAGAAGGGACAGTCGTCGTACTCCTCGCGTCTCTCGCAGGCGCTCAACGGCGACCCGGACACCCTCGTCGTCATCGGCTACCCGGAGAGCGGCATCCAGCTGTTCCGTGACTTCTACGCGGACTTCGACTCGGACGTCCCGATCATGGTCACGGACGGCCTCCGCTCGGCGAGCCTCCCGGCGGACGTCGGCAACTCCCTCGACAACGTCACGGGGACGGCGCCGCTCGCTGCGGGTCCAGGCCGTGACTACTACGAGCAGCAGTACCGCGAGGAGTACGGCCTCGCGGAGGACGAGGACCCCGGCGTGTTCACCGCGCAGGCGTTCGACGCGACGGCGGTCTGTCTGCTGGCCAACGCCGCGGCCGGCGAGAACGACGGCGCGGCGATCGCCGAACAGATGCAGGCGGTCGCCAACCCCGAGGGCCAGGAGGTCACGCCGGAGAACCTCGCCGAGGGTCTCGAGATGGCCGCGGCAGGTGAGGACGTCAACTACAACGGTGCGTCGAGCGCCATCGCGTTCGACGAGAACGGCGACCTGACCGCTGCGACCTACGAGTACTTCGGCTTCCAGGAGGGCGGCGGTATCGAGAGCATCGACACCATCGAGTTCTCCGCGTAACGCTCGCCACGACCACCCGATTCTTTCGCGTACGAACTCCGAGTAGCGGCCGGTCCGTCTTGATAAACGCTGTCGTCGTTCTACCCGCCTGCAATCGCAGGACGGCAGTAGAATTCCAGCGCGTCTACGCCGGCGGCGACGGCGGCGTTCTGACGGAGGACGCCGCCACCGACGGCGACAACGACGTGCTCGTGAGCAACGTCGCGGCGTTCCTCGTCACCGGCGAGAAGGGCGCCGGCGAACCGCCGAGCGGCGGGAGCAGCGGCCAGCAGCCGTCCGGGTTCGAGAGCCGCTCGTACGCGGCGCACCTGGCAGCCTGACCGGGCGACGACCCTGGCACGCTCCGGGACCGTCGACTCGAACTACTCTCGCCGTTGCTGTCCGTGTCGTGATAGGAGAACTGATTTGTCGGCGCGGTGGGAGCAACGGACGTGAGCAGTGAACACACCGACGCTGTCGACTGGGTTACGTTGATCGGACCGGCGCTCGGCTTCGCCGTCGGCGGCCTCGTCGCCGGGTTCGCGACGTTGTCCGCGTGGTCGAACGCGTACATGAACGCGAACCCGGCGACGGGAACCGTCTCCGGCGGGTCGCCGCTGGTCGTCGCTGGGCTGTTCGTCCTGGGAGTGGCCGTGATGTTCCTCGCGGCGAGCGTCGGCCTCGACAGAATCCTTCGAGTGGCCGAGTGAACGCGGGCCGGGCTACCCGCCCAGGAACTCCTGGCGGACCTCGTCGTCCTCCAGGAGCGCCGTGCCCTCGTCCATGTAGCTGTTCTGCCCGTTGACGAGCACGTAGCCGCGGTCGCAGCGCCGGAGTGCCTCCTTGGCGTTCTGCTCGACCATCAGCACCGAGGTACCGTCGGCGTTGATGCGGTCGATGCGGTCGAACATCTCCACGACGAGGTCCGGGGCCAGACCCGCAGAGGGTTCGTCGAGCATCAGCAGGTCGGGGTCGAGCATCAGCGCCCGCCCCATCGCGAGCATCTGCTGCTGGCCGCCCGACAGCGACCCGGCCTTCTGGCTCGCGCGTTCCTCGAGGATCGGGAACCGGTCGTAGACGTCCTGGATGCGCTCCTCGGGCAGATCGTCGAGGATGTACGCGCCCATCTCGAGGTTCTCGCGGACGGAGAGCCCCGCGAAGACGTTCTCGTTCTGGGGAACGTAGCCGATGCCCTCGTGGATGATGCTCTCCGGTTCGCGGTTCTGGATCTCCGTGTCGTCGAACGTGACGGTGCCGCCCATGTACGTCGTCAGCCCGAAGACGGACTTCATCACGGTCGACTTCCCCGCGCCGTTCGGCCCGACGATGGTGACGTACTCGCCGTCCCGGACGTCGAGGTCCACGTCGGTGAGCACCTGGAGGTCGCCGTAGCCGGCGTCGAGGTCCCGCACTGCGAGGATGCCCGCCTCCCCCTCGGGGAGCGTCGCGTCCCGCGACGCTTGCTCGCTCATACCTCACCTCCGAGGTAGGCCTCGATGACTTCCTCGTTGTTCTTGATCTGTTCCGGCGGGCCCTCGTCGAGGACTCGGCCCTGGTGCATGACGATGACGTGTTCGCAGTTCTCCATGATGAGGTCCATGTCGTGTTCCACCAGCAGGAAGGTCAACCCCTGCTCGCGGAGGTCGTGGATGCGGTCGAGCAGTTTCTCCTCGAGCGTCGGGTTGACGCCGGCGAACGGCTCGTCGAGCAACAGCATCTCGGGGTCGGTCATCAGCGCCCGCGCGAGTTCGAGGAGTTTGCGCTGACCGCCCGAGAGGTTGCCCGCGTACTCCGTCGCGAGGTGGTCGAGTTCGAAGAACTCCAGGGTCTCCCACGCCTGCTCGCGGAGTTCGCGCTCCTGGTCGACGACGCTGCCCCGCGTCCCCGGGAGCACCGACCGCGTGATAGACTCGCCGCGCTGACCGCCCGGCGCGACCATCACGTTCTCCAGGACGGTCATCTCGTCGAGTTCGCGCGCGATCTGGAACGTGCGCACGAGGCCGCGGTGGACGATGTCGTGTGGCTGCTCGCCGCTGATCTCCTCGCCGCGGAAGTAGACGTTCCCGTTGTCCGCCTCGTGGACGCCCGTGATGCAGTTGAACGTCGTCGACTTCCCCGCGCCGTTCGGTCCGATGAGACCAGTGAGTGACCCCTCCTCGACGGAGAACGTCGCCCCGTCGACGGCCGTGATGCCGCCGAACTGCTTGCGCAGTCCCTCGACGCGAAGCGGGAGTCCACGGGGGACCTCCTTGGCGCCCTCCTCGACGTCGGAGTCCATCGTCTCCGGCTCGACGTCTTCGGGGACGTCGGCGTCGTCCGGCAGGTCGGCGTCGGCGACGTCGTCAGTCATCGGTCTCACCTCCGTCTGCGGCGGCGGTGGCGTCGCCTCTCGTGGAACTCGGACGCGTGTCCGCGTCGAGGGAGACGCTCGCGGCGGTCTCCTTGCGCGCTCCGAGCAGTCCGTCCGGTTTCCGCTGGATGAGCACCACGAGCAGGATCCCCATCCCGATGAACCGGAGCGTGTCGATGTTGCCGAGCATGAATCCGGCGAGCGGCGCGAGGTTGCCGCTGGCGATCGGGACCAGCGCCTCGATGAGGTTCGCTGGACTCGCCGCCACGTCGAAGGACTCCCGGATGATCGAGCGGATGATCGGTGGCGCCTCGAACAGCAGGCTGGCGAACAGCGCGG contains:
- a CDS encoding ABC transporter substrate-binding protein encodes the protein MSQRINRRDVIRGVGAAGIVGLAGCTGGDGDGDGDGEDTTTTESDDGGDTTTTQSGGGNTDRTISQGVLLPTTGGLADLGEPIKNAAVLPQVVLEGETDFELDFNVQDTQTDPNAAQSAAQTLRNGGYPAVTGAASSEVSIAVYENVFIPSGMVGCSPASTSPDITDINDNGLVYRTAPTDALQGRVLAEVATERHEASTAATMYVNNSYGQLLSDSFVSAFEERGGQMTDQVSFQKGQSSYSSRLSQALNGDPDTLVVIGYPESGIQLFRDFYADFDSDVPIMVTDGLRSASLPADVGNSLDNVTGTAPLAAGPGRDYYEQQYREEYGLAEDEDPGVFTAQAFDATAVCLLANAAAGENDGAAIAEQMQAVANPEGQEVTPENLAEGLEMAAAGEDVNYNGASSAIAFDENGDLTAATYEYFGFQEGGGIESIDTIEFSA
- a CDS encoding ABC transporter ATP-binding protein translates to MSEQASRDATLPEGEAGILAVRDLDAGYGDLQVLTDVDLDVRDGEYVTIVGPNGAGKSTVMKSVFGLTTYMGGTVTFDDTEIQNREPESIIHEGIGYVPQNENVFAGLSVRENLEMGAYILDDLPEERIQDVYDRFPILEERASQKAGSLSGGQQQMLAMGRALMLDPDLLMLDEPSAGLAPDLVVEMFDRIDRINADGTSVLMVEQNAKEALRRCDRGYVLVNGQNSYMDEGTALLEDDEVRQEFLGG
- a CDS encoding ABC transporter ATP-binding protein — protein: MTDDVADADLPDDADVPEDVEPETMDSDVEEGAKEVPRGLPLRVEGLRKQFGGITAVDGATFSVEEGSLTGLIGPNGAGKSTTFNCITGVHEADNGNVYFRGEEISGEQPHDIVHRGLVRTFQIARELDEMTVLENVMVAPGGQRGESITRSVLPGTRGSVVDQERELREQAWETLEFFELDHLATEYAGNLSGGQRKLLELARALMTDPEMLLLDEPFAGVNPTLEEKLLDRIHDLREQGLTFLLVEHDMDLIMENCEHVIVMHQGRVLDEGPPEQIKNNEEVIEAYLGGEV